In Macrotis lagotis isolate mMagLag1 chromosome 8, bilby.v1.9.chrom.fasta, whole genome shotgun sequence, a single genomic region encodes these proteins:
- the ABTB1 gene encoding ankyrin repeat and BTB/POZ domain-containing protein 1 produces MDTSDLFTSCKKGDVCRVRYLLEQRDVEINVRDKWDSTPLYYACLCGHEELVRYLLANGARCEANTFDGERCLYGALSDTIRRELRDYKQITSTRMQRDYYDDFLQRLLEQGYQSDIVFIVHGKSFCAHRCILGARSSYFANMFDTKWKGKSVIALKHPLINPMAFGSLLQYLYTGRLDIDVEHVSDCKRLAKQCQLQELITSLETKCKKAYEFVASKPGTCVKVLTIEPPPADCRLREDLALLADCALPPELRVGFGELPFDSTDNFSSCPDVCFRVADYNFLCHKAFFCGRSDYFRALLDDHFSESEELAASPGLPAVTLHGISPDIFTRVLYYVYSDDTELSPDIAYDVLCVADMYLLPGLKRLCGRSLAQVLDEDNVVGAWKVAKLFQLTRLEDQCTEYMAKVIEKLVEREEFVAAVKEEAAAVAERQETDSIPLVDDIRFHITSNVQTYSAIEEASQRLHVLEELLANIGLDC; encoded by the exons gTACCTCCTGGAGCAGAGAGATGTGGAGATCAATGTCCGGGACAAATGGGACAGTACCCCTCT aTATTATGCTTGCTTGTGTGGACATGAAGAGCTTGTTCGATACCTGCTGGCCAATG GCGCCAGGTGTGAGGCCAACACTTTTGATGGAGAACGTTGCCTATATGGGGCCCTGAGTGACACCATCCGACGGGAGCTGAGGGATTACAAGCAGATCACCTCCACCCGAATGCAGAGGGATTATTATGATGACTTCCTGCAGCG gctcCTGGAGCAAGGCTACCAGAGCGACATAGTCTTCATCGTCCATGGGAAATCATTTTGTGCACACCGATGCATCCTGGGGGCTCGAAGCAGCTACTTCGCCAACATGTTTGATACCAAGTGGAAGGGGAAAAGTGTGATCGCCCTCAAGCACCCCCTG ATCAATCCCATGGCCTTTGGCTCACTCCTGCAGTATCTCTACACAG GCCGCCTGGACATTGATGTGGAGCATGTGAGTGACTGCAAGAGGCTGGCCAAACAGTGCCAGCTGCAGGAGCTCATCACCAGCCTGGAGACCAAGTGCAAGAAAGCCTATGAGTTTG TGGCCTCCAAGCCGGGGACCTGTGTGAAGGTGCTGACCATTGAGCCGCCCCCCGCCGACTGCCGGCTCCGGGAAGACCTGGCATTGCTGGCAGACTGTGCCTTGCCTCCAGAGCTCCGG GTGGGCTTCGGAGAGTTGCCTTTTGACAGTACGGACAATTTTAGCAGCTGTCCCGATGTCTGCTTCCGTGTGGCTGACTACAACTTCCTATGTCACAAG GCCTTCTTCTGTGGCCGTAGTGACTACTTTCGGGCCCTGCTGGACGACCATTTCAGTGAGAGCGAGGAGCTGGCGGCCTCTCCGGGCCTCCCGGCGGTCACCCTGCACGGCATCTCCCCCGACATCTTTACCCGCGTACTGTATTATGTGTACAGTGATGACACTGAG CTGTCTCCTGACATTGCCTATGATGTGCTGTGTGTGGCTGATATGTACCTGTTGCCTGGTCTGAAGCGACTGTGTGGCCGGAGCCTGGCACAGGTGTTGGATGAAGACAATGTGGTTGGGGCCTGGAAGGTTGCTAAGCTGTTCCAGCTGACTCGGCTGGAGGACCAGTGCACAGAGTACATGGCCAAGGTCATCGAGAAG cTGGTAGAACGAGAAGAGTTTGTGGCAGCTGTTAAGGAGGAGGCCGCAGCTGTGGCTGAGCGGCAGGAGACCGACTCCATCCCACTGGTGGATGACATCCGTTTCCATATCACTAGCAATGTGCAGACCTACAGCGCCATCGAGGAAGCCAGCCAGAGGCTTCACGTCCTGGAGGAGCTCTTGGCCAACATTGGCCTGGACTGTTGA